A genomic segment from Janibacter sp. DB-40 encodes:
- a CDS encoding TRAM domain-containing protein codes for MSTVAADELTTGDVVDVEVGPIAHGGHCVARYEGRVLFVRHTVPGERVRARITEGGPGDRFLRADAVDVLEASPHRVPPRCPVSGPGGCGGCDFQHVSTAHQRELKGQVVAEQLQRLAGIDRDVTVEALGDADGLGYRTRVEFAVDGPTIGLRRHRSHEIEPVPGCPIAVPEVDAALADARAEVVDTPHALDGIAALDVVVPSGENDTVVVEVPVGATPPAIPITEVVPVPSGPMAMGVDARGFWQVHRDAPRAFVEAVLAAARVAPGERVLDLYCGVGLFSVPLAAATGESGQLVAVESDSRATERLRDNLADRPWSLVVPGRVDDLLGVPRKGPKGARGRTRRRAPARSDLLPPSADVVVLDPPRTGAGKGVVEALTSLRPRRMVYVACDPAALARDTSYLADRGYALTGLRALDAFPMTHHVECIAVFEPTRAREAPPHP; via the coding sequence ATGAGCACCGTGGCTGCTGACGAGCTGACGACCGGGGACGTGGTCGACGTCGAGGTCGGTCCGATCGCCCATGGCGGCCACTGCGTCGCCCGGTACGAGGGACGGGTGCTCTTCGTGCGGCACACCGTCCCCGGTGAGCGGGTGCGGGCGAGGATCACCGAGGGTGGCCCGGGCGACCGGTTCCTGCGGGCGGACGCCGTCGACGTCCTCGAGGCCTCGCCGCACCGGGTGCCCCCGCGCTGTCCCGTCTCCGGCCCCGGCGGGTGCGGCGGCTGCGACTTCCAGCACGTGTCCACCGCCCACCAGCGCGAGCTGAAGGGGCAGGTGGTCGCCGAGCAGCTCCAGCGCCTCGCCGGCATCGACCGTGACGTCACCGTCGAGGCCCTCGGTGACGCCGACGGGCTCGGGTACCGCACCCGGGTGGAGTTCGCCGTGGACGGCCCGACGATCGGGCTGCGGCGGCACCGCAGCCACGAGATCGAGCCCGTGCCCGGGTGCCCGATCGCCGTGCCCGAGGTCGACGCCGCCCTCGCGGACGCGCGGGCCGAGGTCGTGGACACGCCGCACGCCCTGGACGGGATCGCCGCGCTCGACGTCGTCGTGCCCTCGGGCGAGAACGACACGGTGGTCGTCGAGGTGCCCGTGGGGGCGACGCCACCCGCCATCCCGATCACCGAGGTCGTCCCCGTCCCGAGCGGACCGATGGCCATGGGCGTGGACGCCCGCGGGTTCTGGCAGGTCCACCGGGACGCCCCCCGGGCCTTCGTCGAGGCCGTGCTCGCCGCGGCCCGCGTCGCGCCGGGGGAGCGGGTGCTCGACCTGTACTGCGGCGTCGGGCTGTTCTCCGTGCCGCTCGCCGCGGCGACGGGGGAGTCCGGCCAGCTCGTCGCGGTCGAGTCCGACAGCCGGGCCACCGAGCGCCTGCGCGACAACCTCGCCGACCGCCCGTGGTCGCTCGTCGTCCCCGGCCGGGTCGATGACCTCCTCGGGGTGCCGCGCAAGGGGCCGAAGGGAGCGCGGGGCCGCACCCGTCGGCGCGCCCCGGCCCGCTCGGACCTGCTGCCACCGAGCGCGGACGTCGTCGTGCTCGACCCGCCACGCACCGGTGCGGGCAAGGGAGTCGTCGAGGCGCTCACCTCCCTTCGTCCCCGGCGCATGGTCTACGTCGCCTGCGACCCGGCGGCCCTGGCCCGCGACACGTCCTACCTCGCCGACCGCGGGTACGCGTTGACGGGCCTGCGCGCCCTCGACGCCTTCCCGATGACCCACCACGTGGAGTGCATCGCCGTCTTCGAGCCCACAAGGGCCCGAGAGGCACCGCCCCACCCGTGA
- the dxs gene encoding 1-deoxy-D-xylulose-5-phosphate synthase, with product MAVLQTITSPADLKRVPAEQLGVLAEEIRAFLVEQVSRSGGHLGPNLGVVELTLAIHRVFDSPSDTVVFDTGHQSYVHKLLTGRQDFSGLRTRGGLSGYPKRSESEHDVVENSHASTSLSWAEGIARGYHLRGEDRHAVAVIGDGALTGGMAWEALNNIAANKDLPLVIVVNDNERSYAPTIGGLADHLAMLRTHRQYEQVLDWGKETLHRTPVVGRTVYQAFHSLKKGAKDFWAPQGMFEDLGIKYVGPVDGHDEAAVEQALRRARAFGGPVIVHVITQKGRGYDHAVGDVADQFHAVGKINPETGLPLEIAGRSWTDEFSDEMLDLGRERTDIVAIAAAMMMPVGLKPFADAYPERTIDVGIAEQHATTMAAGLAFAGMHPVVAIYATFLNRAFDQLLMDCAMHRAGVTFVLDRSGVTGPDGASHHGMWDMSLVSIVPGLRLAAPRDGQQIRRALREAVDIDDGPTVIRFPKGSVAEPLEAISTTEGLDVLAGDTAVDPEVLIVSVGSMAGTATTVGEKLEAEGHDVLVVDPRWVLPVPDGVIELARRAGRVAVIEDNSVAGGVGAEVSRALEDAGLSVPVHRFGLPKEFIEHASRAQVLEATGLTPEPIVERLRDHL from the coding sequence GTGGCAGTCCTGCAGACGATCACCTCTCCCGCCGACCTCAAGCGGGTCCCTGCCGAGCAGCTCGGCGTCCTCGCCGAGGAGATCCGGGCCTTCCTCGTCGAGCAGGTCTCGCGCAGCGGGGGGCACCTCGGGCCCAACCTCGGCGTCGTCGAGCTGACCCTGGCCATCCACCGGGTCTTCGACTCGCCGAGCGATACCGTCGTCTTCGACACCGGGCACCAGTCCTACGTGCACAAGCTCCTGACCGGGCGGCAGGACTTCAGCGGGTTGCGCACCCGAGGTGGGCTGTCCGGCTACCCGAAGCGCTCAGAGTCCGAGCACGACGTCGTGGAGAACAGCCACGCCTCGACCTCCCTGTCGTGGGCCGAGGGCATCGCCCGGGGGTACCACCTGCGCGGCGAGGACAGGCACGCCGTCGCGGTCATCGGTGACGGTGCGCTGACCGGCGGCATGGCCTGGGAGGCGCTGAACAACATCGCCGCCAACAAGGACCTCCCGCTCGTCATCGTCGTCAACGACAACGAGCGCTCCTACGCCCCGACGATCGGCGGACTGGCCGACCACCTGGCGATGCTGCGGACCCACCGCCAGTACGAGCAGGTGCTCGACTGGGGCAAGGAGACGCTGCACAGGACCCCCGTCGTCGGCCGGACCGTCTACCAGGCATTCCACTCGCTGAAGAAGGGCGCCAAGGACTTCTGGGCGCCGCAGGGCATGTTCGAGGACCTGGGGATCAAGTACGTCGGCCCCGTCGACGGCCACGACGAGGCCGCCGTGGAGCAGGCGCTGCGCCGGGCCCGCGCCTTCGGCGGGCCGGTCATCGTCCACGTCATCACGCAGAAGGGCCGCGGTTACGACCACGCCGTGGGTGACGTCGCGGACCAGTTCCACGCGGTCGGCAAGATCAACCCCGAGACCGGTCTGCCCCTGGAGATCGCCGGACGGTCGTGGACCGACGAGTTCAGCGACGAGATGCTCGACCTCGGTCGGGAGCGCACCGACATCGTCGCCATCGCGGCGGCGATGATGATGCCCGTCGGCCTGAAGCCCTTCGCCGACGCCTACCCCGAGCGCACCATCGACGTGGGCATCGCCGAGCAGCACGCGACGACGATGGCCGCGGGCCTGGCCTTCGCGGGGATGCACCCGGTCGTCGCGATCTACGCCACCTTCCTCAACCGCGCCTTCGACCAGCTGCTCATGGACTGCGCGATGCACCGGGCGGGAGTGACCTTCGTCCTCGACCGCTCGGGCGTCACCGGACCGGACGGCGCGAGCCACCACGGCATGTGGGACATGTCCCTCGTCTCCATCGTGCCCGGCCTGCGCCTGGCCGCGCCCCGCGACGGGCAGCAGATCCGTCGCGCCCTGCGCGAGGCGGTCGACATCGACGACGGACCCACCGTCATCCGCTTCCCCAAGGGCAGCGTCGCCGAGCCGCTCGAGGCGATCTCGACCACAGAGGGTCTGGACGTGCTGGCCGGTGACACCGCGGTCGACCCCGAGGTGCTCATCGTCTCCGTCGGCTCCATGGCCGGCACCGCGACGACGGTCGGGGAGAAGCTCGAGGCCGAGGGCCACGACGTCCTCGTCGTCGACCCACGCTGGGTGCTGCCCGTGCCCGACGGCGTCATCGAGCTCGCCCGTCGGGCGGGTCGGGTCGCGGTCATCGAGGACAACAGCGTCGCCGGCGGGGTGGGGGCCGAGGTCTCGCGGGCCCTCGAGGACGCCGGTCTGTCCGTGCCGGTGCACCGCTTCGGCCTGCCCAAGGAGTTCATCGAGCACGCCTCCCGGGCGCAGGTCCTGGAGGCCACCGGGCTGACCCCGGAGCCGATCGTCGAGCGGCTGCGCGACCACCTCTGA
- a CDS encoding aconitate hydratase, translating to MTSANTFNAKDQLTVGDSSYEFYRIDAVEGSKNLPYSLKVLLENQLRTEDGENVTAEHINALGSWDETADPSTEIQFTPARVIMQDFTGVPCIVDLATMREAVAELGGDPEKINPLAPAELVIDHSVQIDVFGSDDAFARNVDFEYQRNNERYQFLRWGQTAFDDFKVVPPGTGIVHQVNIEHLARVTMTRDGVAYPDTCVGTDSHTTMENGLGVLGWGVGGIEAEAAMLGQPVSMLIPRVVGFKLTGAIPAGATATDVVLTITEMMREHGVVGKFVEFYGEGVAQVPLANRATIGNMSPEFGSTAAMFPIDDITLEYLRLTGRPEEQVALVEAYAKEQGMWHDPAVEPRFSEKLELDLSTVVPSIAGPKRPQDRISVSDAKQQFRGDLKNYVVDGHGITKSSVDEELRDTFPASDSPSHDAHELSEEAGRPEHSAMRANGDRASNPAPVTLGGTEVDIDHGHVVIASITSCTNTSNPSVMMAAAMLAKNAVERGLQVKPWVKTSMAPGSKVVTEYYEKAGMWPYLEKLGYHLVGYGCTTCIGNSGPIIPEVSEAVNANDLAVTSVLSGNRNFEGRINPDVKMNYLASPPLVIAYALAGTMDFDFASEPLGQDKDGKDVFLEDLWPAPADVQSTIDTAVSQEMFTEKYADVFAGDERWTSLDTPEGNTFEWAQDSTYVRKPTFFDGMTKELDTVEDISGARVLALLGDSVTTDHISPAGAIKADSPAGVYLTEHGVDRKDFNSYGSRRGNHEVMVRGTFANIRLKNLLLDGVEGGFTRNFLEGGEQTTIFEASEAYLEAGVPLVVLAGKEYGSGSSRDWAAKGTSLLGVKAVIAESFERIHRSNLIGMGVIPLQFPEGQTAESLGLDGTETFDISGITALNDGPAPKTVTVTATKQGGEPVTFDAVVRIDTPGEAGYYRNGGILQYVLRSLAA from the coding sequence GTGACCAGTGCGAACACCTTCAACGCGAAGGACCAGCTCACCGTCGGTGACTCGTCCTACGAGTTCTACCGGATCGATGCGGTCGAGGGTTCCAAGAACCTCCCGTACAGCCTCAAGGTGCTGCTGGAGAACCAGCTGCGCACCGAGGACGGCGAGAACGTCACCGCGGAGCACATCAACGCCCTCGGGTCCTGGGACGAGACCGCCGACCCGAGCACGGAGATCCAGTTCACTCCGGCGCGCGTGATCATGCAGGACTTCACCGGCGTGCCGTGCATCGTCGACCTCGCCACCATGCGCGAGGCCGTCGCCGAGCTCGGTGGCGACCCGGAGAAGATCAACCCGCTGGCACCCGCCGAGCTGGTCATCGACCACTCGGTGCAGATCGACGTCTTCGGCTCCGACGACGCCTTCGCGCGCAACGTCGACTTCGAGTACCAGCGCAACAACGAGCGCTACCAGTTCCTGCGCTGGGGCCAGACGGCCTTCGACGATTTCAAGGTCGTGCCCCCGGGCACCGGCATCGTCCACCAGGTCAACATCGAGCACTTGGCCCGCGTGACCATGACCCGTGACGGGGTCGCCTACCCCGACACCTGCGTCGGCACCGACAGCCACACCACCATGGAGAACGGCCTGGGCGTCCTGGGCTGGGGCGTCGGCGGCATCGAGGCCGAGGCCGCGATGCTCGGCCAGCCGGTCTCGATGCTCATCCCGCGCGTCGTCGGCTTCAAGCTGACCGGGGCCATCCCGGCCGGGGCCACCGCCACGGACGTCGTCCTGACGATCACCGAGATGATGCGCGAGCACGGTGTCGTCGGCAAGTTCGTCGAGTTCTACGGCGAGGGCGTCGCCCAGGTGCCGCTGGCCAACCGCGCCACCATCGGCAACATGAGCCCCGAGTTCGGCTCGACCGCCGCCATGTTCCCCATCGACGACATCACCCTGGAGTACCTGCGCCTGACCGGTCGCCCCGAGGAGCAGGTCGCCCTCGTCGAGGCCTATGCCAAGGAGCAGGGCATGTGGCACGACCCGGCCGTCGAGCCGCGCTTCTCCGAGAAGCTCGAGCTCGACCTGTCCACGGTCGTGCCCTCCATCGCCGGCCCGAAGCGTCCGCAGGACCGCATCTCGGTCTCCGATGCCAAGCAGCAGTTCCGCGGTGACCTGAAGAACTACGTCGTCGACGGCCACGGCATCACCAAGAGCTCGGTCGACGAGGAGCTGCGGGACACCTTCCCAGCCTCCGACTCGCCGAGCCACGACGCCCACGAGCTGTCCGAGGAGGCCGGCCGCCCCGAGCACTCCGCGATGCGGGCCAACGGTGACCGGGCGAGCAACCCGGCCCCGGTGACGTTGGGCGGCACGGAGGTCGACATCGACCACGGCCACGTCGTCATCGCCTCGATCACCAGCTGCACCAACACCTCGAACCCGTCGGTGATGATGGCCGCGGCCATGCTCGCGAAGAACGCGGTCGAGCGCGGCCTGCAGGTCAAGCCCTGGGTCAAGACCTCCATGGCGCCCGGCTCCAAGGTCGTCACCGAGTACTACGAGAAGGCCGGCATGTGGCCCTACCTCGAGAAGCTCGGGTACCACCTCGTGGGCTACGGCTGCACGACCTGCATCGGCAACTCCGGGCCGATCATCCCCGAGGTCTCCGAGGCCGTGAACGCGAATGACCTGGCGGTCACCTCGGTCCTCTCCGGCAACCGCAACTTCGAGGGGCGCATCAACCCCGACGTGAAGATGAACTACCTCGCCTCCCCGCCGCTGGTCATCGCCTACGCGCTCGCCGGCACGATGGACTTCGACTTCGCGTCCGAGCCGCTCGGGCAGGACAAGGACGGCAAGGACGTCTTCCTCGAGGACCTCTGGCCCGCGCCGGCCGACGTGCAGAGCACGATCGACACCGCGGTCAGCCAGGAGATGTTCACCGAGAAGTACGCCGACGTCTTCGCGGGGGACGAGCGCTGGACCTCGCTCGACACGCCGGAGGGGAACACCTTCGAGTGGGCGCAGGACTCCACCTACGTGCGCAAGCCCACGTTCTTCGACGGGATGACCAAGGAGCTCGACACCGTCGAGGACATCTCCGGCGCCCGCGTCCTCGCGCTGCTCGGGGACTCGGTCACCACCGACCACATCAGCCCGGCCGGCGCCATCAAGGCCGACAGCCCGGCCGGTGTGTACCTCACCGAGCACGGCGTCGACCGCAAGGACTTCAACTCCTACGGCTCCCGCCGCGGGAACCACGAGGTCATGGTCCGGGGTACCTTCGCCAACATCCGGCTGAAGAACCTGCTGCTGGACGGCGTCGAGGGCGGCTTCACCCGCAACTTCCTCGAGGGTGGCGAGCAGACGACGATCTTCGAGGCCAGCGAGGCCTATCTCGAGGCCGGTGTGCCGCTCGTCGTCCTCGCCGGCAAGGAGTACGGCTCCGGCTCGTCGCGCGACTGGGCGGCCAAGGGCACCAGCCTGCTGGGCGTCAAGGCGGTCATCGCCGAGTCCTTCGAGCGGATCCACCGCTCGAACCTCATCGGCATGGGCGTCATCCCGCTGCAGTTCCCGGAGGGGCAGACGGCGGAGTCGCTCGGCCTGGACGGCACGGAGACCTTCGACATCTCCGGCATCACGGCCCTCAACGACGGCCCGGCCCCGAAGACCGTCACGGTCACCGCCACCAAGCAGGGTGGCGAGCCCGTGACCTTCGACGCGGTCGTGCGCATCGACACCCCCGGTGAGGCCGGCTACTACCGCAACGGCGGCATCCTGCAGTACGTGCTGCGTTCGCTCGCTGCTTGA